In Aspergillus nidulans FGSC A4 chromosome IV, a single window of DNA contains:
- a CDS encoding protein CYP663A1 (transcript_id=CADANIAT00000028) yields the protein MTADIKTLLLAALGAVAVAWLAQSFGKRSSLPLPPGPKPALLIGNIHQLPKSLQWLHLYHLSKEYGPIMHFSMAGQPLIILSTHQVAHDLLNRRSGRYSDRPRMVMAGELVTKNMHMLLRPYDERYKLHQRMEAPLLVLRSASNYRPLQDLESQQLLFDVLGEWDKFGEKGVDFHHHFERAMASTIYCLNYGYRLQTGYEKELMDGKKVQAEFARTGQVGAYLVDSFPSLNYLPKFLAPWKKEGEGLYELERQLHVGNLKKGLSNRGWNFTKYMKDSPEAVTMPEEELAFDLGILADAGLDTSTVALDWFIVAWITSGSTWVKKAQQLLDEVVGKDRMPTFEDRPKLAYIDAIASETLRWRPVVVSGVPHFTKVQDEYMGYHIPANSTVLPNAFAISHDESIFGEDVDSFIPERWLAEDPPSEPSIDACGFNTSALKDLPHIGFGWGRRICTGRFIARNQLFIQMARMLWAFDVDAGVVDEKTGRRHNVDDMDCTEGFVTLPKPFRAVMRPRGEWVRQRILERGTTHGLDHAKILQNAKLGRS from the exons ATGACAGCCGACATCAAGACACTGCTTTTGGCCGCCCTCGGCGCGGTCGCAGTTGCTTGGCTGGCTCAATCGTTTGGCAAACGCTCGTCGCTGCCCTTACCCCCGGGGCCGAAACCGGCCCTGTTGATTGGGAATATTCACCAGCTCCCTAAGAGCCTCCAGTGGCTGCATCTATACCACTTGAGCAAGGAATATGGACCAATCATGCACTTCAGCATGGCCGGTCAGCCCCTCATTATCCTGTCGACGCATCAAGTCGCGCACGATCTGCTCAACCGGCGGAGTGGACGCTACTCTGATCGGCCGCGCATGGTCATGGCCGGTGAGCTGGTGACGAAGAATATGCACATGCTGCTTCGGCCCTATGACGAGCGATACAAGCTACACCAGCGCATGGAAGCCCCTCTCCTGGTGCTCCGCTCGGCGAGCAACTACCGCCCTCTCCAGGATCTCGAGTCGCAGCAGCTGCTATTCGATGTGCTGGGAGAGTGGGATAAGTTTGGCGAGAAGGGTGTCGACTTCCACCACCATTTCGAGCGAGCCATGGCGAGTACCATCTACTGCCTCAACTACGGGTACCGATTACAGACAGGCTATGAGAAAGAGCTCATGGACGGCAAGAAGGTGCAGGCCGAGTTCGCCCGGACGGGCCAGGTCGGCGCGTACCTTGTCGACTCGTTTCCTTCACTGAACTACCTGCCGAAATTCCTCGCGccctggaagaaggagggcgaggggCTGTACGAGCTGGAGCGACAGTTGCACGTCGGGAACCTCAAGAAAGGGTTGAGTAACCGCGGCTGGAACTTCACCAAGTATATGAAGGACTCTCCCGAAGCTGTCACTATGCCCGAGGAAGAGCTCGCGTTCGACCTGGGCATTCTCGCGGATGCAGGTTTGGATACTTCGACCGTTGCGCTAGACTGGTTTATTGTCGCTTGGATCACCTCGGGCTCGACGTGGGTGAAGAAGGCACAGCAGCTTCTCGACGAGGTCGTCGGCAAGGATCGAATGCCTACCTTTGAGGATCGTCCGAAGCTAGCATATATCGATGCCATTG CGAGCGAAACCCTCCGCTGGCGCCCCGTTGTTGTATCCGGCGTCCCCCACTTCACAAAGGTCCAAGATGAATATATGGGCTACCATATCCCAGCGAACTCCACCGTCCTCCCCAACGCCTTTGCCATCTCCCATGACGAGTCAATCTTTGGCGAAGACGTAGATTCCTTTATCCCTGAGCGCTGGCTCGCCGAGGATCCACCGTCCGAACCCTCGATCGACGCCTGCGGCTTCAACACTTCCGCCCTTAAGGATCTCCCGCACATCGGCTTCGGTTGGGGACGTCGCATCTGCACAGGTCGCTTCATTGCGCGCAATCAGCTATTTATCCAGATGGCGCGTATGCTCTGGGCGTTTGACGTCGACGCCGGGGTTGTCGATGAGAAGACGGGGAGGAGGCACAATGTTGACGATATGGATTGTACCGAAGGGTTCGTTACGCTTCCGAAGCCGTTTAGGGCTGTTATGCGGCCCAGAGGGGAGTGGGTTCGCCAGAGGATCTTGGAGCGGGGGACGACACATGGGTTGGATCATGCAAAGATCTTGCAGAACGCAAAACTTGGTCGGTCGTGA
- a CDS encoding uncharacterized protein (transcript_id=CADANIAT00000029), with product MDVATILGKRASAAAGATGYPEWEVVFCCARYPRNSLDGNKVGLWRNKHLGHLPRAHRLSCRSCRNCEQRKRSYGLWKAQHGARLGTMTKACDGSKIKSRTHGSGSVQNPPARAGYGYPLIHTGSRFESVPDPLRVLRWPVTGNAQIRVGSFYGQQHFFKLE from the exons ATGGACGTAGCCACAATCTTGGGAAAGCGAGCTTCAGCTGCTGCCGGCGCAACCGGATACCCTGAATGGGAGG TTGTCTTTTGTTG TGCTCGCTATCCTCGCAATTCACTCGACGGGAACAAAGTCGGACTATGGCGAAACAAACATCTAGGCCACTTGCCTAGGGCCCACCGTCTTTCCTGTCGTTCTTGTCGCAACTGCGAGCAGCGCAAGCGGAGTTATGGGCTGTGGAAAGCGCAACATGGAGCCAGACTAGGG ACTATGACAAAAGCCTGTGACGGGTCTAAGATCAAATCCCGAACCCACGGGTCAGGATCCGTCCAAAACCCGCCAGCCCGTGCGGGCTATGGGTACCC GCTTATACA CACGGGTTCAAGGTTTGAATCCGTACCCGACCCATTGCGGGTTTTGCGTTGGCCCGTTACGGGTAATGCGCAGA TACGCGTCGGTAGCTTTTATGGACAACAACACTTCTTCAAGCTTGAATGA
- a CDS encoding CHAT domain-containing protein (transcript_id=CADANIAT00000030), which yields MNEIIANDPNRAAYLNDLCRHLYTLHERTRNLQDPDVSSTAAPATLEDNPDRAVYLKNLSNDLAEKHERTGDLQALDAAIKKASLAVAATSKNHALHAIRYEETGELPDLDATITNLNLEVSVSPSDKPDHAGHLKNLSVHLFRRYKRTGDPQDLNAAITHTSQALSATPESNSNRPGRLNILSSYIARRYERARNLQDLEAAMPNASLAVATNPDDHPDRVGYLSNHSIHLANRYKQTGSPEDLQAAIANTGLAVAATTHNKQPDYAICLYNISKHLFSLFERTGNLQDLETAVTFANLAVGFTLDDHPDRALYLNNLSMHLCIRNLQTGNMQDLAMALQHFRASANLPNAVPLYRIRSARGAIRMLQKLQQDWRQEAAVLAEEAVQLLPLVCTRYLNCEDQQHVVSQTAGLAADACSIFLQLRQPEKALQILEYGRALILGYLVDSCSDVDRLQEDYPDLAKEYDQLLFILWQRLDSVHAENRYQLLQQKRKVPLELEKCINKIRQQEGYEQFLLEPSIQDLMSQATEGPIVIINITDFGSHAIIVQDQDICSLHLPEMLQTPKFALDDQLRQFRNVGERGWNLRDIENEPGSFYATHYNDNSLNWLWTHCVKPVIRELNLEVPLSGALSRIWWIGTGVASSLPFHAAGDYGQVTENTMSRAISSYIPTIKSLAYSRSQLAKLTPKNNPTSIYIAAMPTTANEQPLPCVESEVNAIQQACSNICTVTLQKYPTPEAVLNAMEDTDIIHFACHGSSNPFNPSDSHLLLHCGGSTTPAVGILTVQQVANRAFSNARVAYLSACSTSHVTASKFTDEAIHLASVFQLAGFAHVIGSLWPINCRIIAYSCVRGS from the exons ATGAACGAAATCATAGCAAATGATCCTAATCGCGCAGCTTACTTGAACGACCTTTGCCGCCATCTTTACACTCTTCATGAGCGGACTAGGAATCTGCAAGACCCAGACGTTAGTAGCACGGCTGCGCCGGCTACTCTTGAAGACAATCCTGATCGAGCAGTCTACCTAAAAAACCTCTCGAATGATCTTGCCGAGAAACATGAGCGTACTGGAGATCTGCAAGCTTTGGACGCTgccatcaagaaggctaGCCTAGCAGTGGCTGCCACGTCTAAAAACCATGCTCTTCATGCAAT ACGCTATGAAGAGACCGGAGAGCTGCCCGATCTGGACGCTACTATTACCAACCTCAACCTAGAAGTTTCCGTCAGTCCTAGTGACAAACCAGATCATGCAGGCCATTTGAAAAATCTTTCTGTTCACCTATTCCGTCGGTATAAGAGGACAGGGGACCCGCAAGATCTGAACGCTGCCATCACCCACACCAGCCAAGCATTGTCTGCCACTCCTGAGAGCAATTCTAACCGTCCAGGCCGCTTGAACATCCTTTCCAGCTACATTGCCCGTCGGTATGAGCGGGCTCGGAACCTGCAGGATCTGGAAGCTGCCATGCCTAATGCCAGCCTAGCAGTGGCTACTAATCCTGACGACCATCCTGATAGGGTGGGCTATCTGAGCAACCATTCGATCCACCTTGCCAATCGCTACAAGCAGACTGGGAGCCCAGAGGATTTGCAGGCTGCTATAGCTAACACTGGACTAGCTGTGGCTGCCACTACTCATAATAAACAACCTGATTATGCAATCTGCCTGTATAACATATCCAAAcacctcttcagcctctttgAGCGGACTGGGAACCTGCAGGACTTGGAGACAGCTGTCACATTCGCCAACCTGGCCGTGGGCTTTACCCTTGATGATCACCCTGATCGAGCGTTATACCTAAACAATCTCTCCATGCATCTCTGCATTCGTAACCTGCAGACCGGAAACATGCAAGATTTGGCGATGGCGCTCCAACATTTTCGTGCCTCTGCCAATCTGCCAAATGCAGTACCTCTCTACCGTATCCGATCTGCACGTGGAGCCATACGCATGCTTCAAAAGCTTCAGCAGGATTGGCGGCAAGAAGCCGCAgtccttgctgaggaggCCGTGCAGCTTCTGCCACTTGTATGTACCCGTTATCTCAACTGTGAGGACCAGCAGCATGTGGTCTCGCAAACTGCAGGACTAGCCGCCGACGCCTGttccatcttcctccagctgcgacaACCTGAAAAAGCACTCCAGATACTAGAGTACGGCCGCGCGTTGATCCTTGGCTACCTTGTTGACAGCTGCAGCGATGTTGACCGGCTTCAAGAGGACTACCCAGACCTAGCAAAAGAATATGATCagcttctttttatcttatGGCAACGCCTCGACTCAGTCCACGCGGAAAACAGATACCAGCTGCTGCAACAGAAGAGAAAAGTGCCacttgagctggagaagtgCATAAATAAGATCCGTCAGCAAGAAGGTTATGAACAATTCCTTCTCGAGCCTTCGATTCAGGACCTCATGAGCCAGGCTACAGAAGGGCCAATTGTTATTATCAATATCACTGATTTTGGTAGCCacgccatcatcgtccaggaTCAAGATATATGCTCTCTACACCTACCAGAAATGCTGCAGACGCCGAAATTTGCATTAGATGACCAGCTACGCCAATTTCGCAATGTGGGAGAGCGCGGGTGGAATCTCCGAGATATTGAAAATGAACCGGGGTCATTTTATGCCACGCATTATAATGACAACTCCCTTAATTGGCTCTGGACTCACTGTGTCAAGCCGGTTATCAGAGAACTGAATCTTGAAGTACCTCTTTCAGGCGCTCTGTCTCGCATATGGTGGATTGGTACTGGGGTTGCCAGCTCCCTTCCATTTCATGCAGCTGGAGATTACGGTCAGGTAACCGAGAATACCATGAGCCGTGCCATTTCCTCGTACATACCGACTATCAAGTCACTCGCCTATTCTAGATCTCAGTTGGCAAAACTCACTCCGAAAAACAACCCGACGTCTATCTATATAGCCGCCATGCCTACTACTGCAAACGAGCAGCCACTCCCATGCGTTGAGTCAGAGGTTAATGCGATTCAGCAGGCCTGCAGCAATATCTGTACTGTTACTCTGCAGAAATACCCAACACCTGAAGCAGTCTTAAATGCAATGGAAGACACAGATATCATCCACTTTGCTTGCCATGGCTCATCTAATCCTTTCAACCCGTCCGacagtcatcttcttcttcattgcgGCGGATCGACCACCCCTGCCGTAGGTATACTGACGGTCCAACAAGTAGCTAATCGTGCTTTCAGCAACGCCCGAGTTGCCTATCTCTCAGCATGCTCAACATCCCACGTGACCGCTTCCAAGTTCACTGATGAAGCAATCCACCTGGCCAGTGTCTTTCAACTCGCAGGATTTGCGCACGTCATTGGGTCGTTGTGGCCA ATTAATTGCAGAATCATTGCATACAGCTGTGTTAGAGGTTCGTAG
- a CDS encoding protein bglM (transcript_id=CADANIAT00000031): MLTSWGKTGFVLALALGGRAAENVITSDTFFYGESPPVYPSPEGTGAGDWASAYTKARAFVAQLSDDEKIQLTAGVSSNTACSGFIQPIDRLGFPGICMSDAGNGLRGTDYVNGWSSGISVGASWNRDLAHSRGAYMGQEYRKKGVNMILGPVVGPLGRVALGGRNWEGYAADPYLSGVLVSESVKGLQSQKVATSVKHFIANEQETNRNPTTDSERNVVQSVSSNIDDKTMHELYLWPFQDAVLAGATNLMCSYNRVNNSYACQNSKLLNGVLKTELGFQGYVVTDWGAQHAGIASANAGLDVVMPRSSTWNSNLTTAIANGTMEASRLDDMITRLMATWYYLDQDTEFPSPGVGMPSSPSAAHQAVIATSPEAKPILLQSAIESHVLVKNTDGALPLKSPKLISVFGYDAYAPLTYDLGNNFDFSSTRVRSDLYKNGTLYVGGGSGLNSPAYIDAPIDAIKRRAYEDGSSVLWDFTSENPSVDYTSDVCLVFINAYATEGYDRQALSDTHSDSVVENIAGNCSNTIVVVHNAGIRTAEAWVDHANVTAIIYAHLPGQDIGRALVRLLYGESNFSGRLPYTVAKNSSDYGSLLEPSQPEGKYQYFPQSDFSEGVYIDYRAFDKDGIVPQYAFGYGLSYTTFEYSDLKISKNSDGVPSIYPAKASILPGGNPHLFDELVTVTAKIRNTGNVDGQEVAQLYVGIPDGPVRQLRGFDKVLIESGSSATVTFSLTRRDLSTWDANAQEWSLQRGTYKIFVGRDSRDLPLEETLVF, translated from the exons ATGTTGACTTCCTGGGGGAAGACAGGCTTCgtgcttgcccttgcccttggcgGCAGGGCCGCGGAGAATGTCATTACTAGCGACACATTCTTTTATGGGGAATCGCCTCCAGTTTACCCCTCCC CTGAGGGGACTGGTGCTGGTGACTGGGCATCTGCATATACAAAAGCCAGGGCTTTTGTGGCCCAACTGtcagatgatgagaagatcCAACTTACTGCCGGCGTGTCTTCTAACACGGCTTGCTCCGGATTCATTCAGCCCATTGACCGGTTGGGATTTCCAGGGATCTGTATGAGCGATGCGGGGAATGGACTG AGGGGAACAGACTATGTTAATGGCTGGTCCTCTGGAATTTCTGTCGGGGCTAG CTGGAATCGTGATCTCGCCCATTCCCGCGGAGCCTATATGGGTCAAGAGTACCGCAAGAAGGGTGTCAACATGATTCTCGGCCCTGTTGTCGGCCCTCTGGGTAGGGTGGCGCTGGGAGGCCGCAACTGGGAAGGTTATGCTGCCGACCCATATCTGAGCGGAGTTTTGGTCTCTGAATCGGTCAAGGGTCTTCAATCTCAGAAGGTGGCTACATCTGTTAAG CACTTCATTGCCAACGAGCAAGAGACGAACCGCAATCCAACCACGGACTCGGAGAGAAATGTTGTCCAGTCAGTTTCATCTAATATCGATGACAAAACTATGCACGAACTCTACCTTTGGCCATTCCAAGACGCTGTTCTCGCTGGTGCTACTAATCTGATGTGCTCTTATAACCGTGTAAACAACTCCTACGCCTGTCAGAACAGCAAGCTCCTCAACGGAGTGTTGAAAACTGAGCTGGGTTTTCAAG GTTATGTTGTTACCGATTGGGGTGCTCAGCATGCGGGTATTGCCAGTGCCAACGCTGGACTCGATGTAGTGATGCCCCGGTCCAGCACGTGGAACAGCAACCTAACCACTGCCATTGCGAATGGGACCATGGAAGCCTCGCGGTTAGATGACATGATTACCAG ACTGATGGCGACGTGGTATTATCTCGACCAGGACACGGAATTCCCATCTCCTGGTGTGGGCATGCCCAGCAGCCCGAGCGCAGCCCACCAGGCCGTCATTGCCACCTCGCCAGAGGCAAAgcccatcctcctccagtcgGCCATCGAGAGCCACGTGCTGGTGAAGAATACCGATGGCGCCCTGCCTCTCAAGTCTCCCAAGCTGATATCCGTTTTTGGCTACGACGCATATGCCCCGTTGACATATGATCTTGGTAACAATTTCGATTTTAGCTCCACCAGAGTCAGATCAGATCTTTACAAGAACGGAACTCTGTACGTTGGCGGTGGCTCGGGGCTCAACTCTCCGGCATATATCGATGCTCCTATTGATGCTATCAAGCGTCGTGCTTATGAGGACGGTTCATCTGTCCTTTGGGACTTCACCTCCGAGAACCCCTCGGTAGACTACACTTCAGACGTGTGCCTTGTCTTCATCAATGCATACGCCACGGAAGGTTACGATCGTCAGGCTCTGTCCGACACCCACAGTGACTCAGTTGTTGAAAACATTGCAGGCAACTGTTCGAACACTATTGTAGTTGTCCACAACGCTGGTATCCGCACCGCCGAGGCATGGGTTGACCATGCCAACGTCACTGCTATTATCTACGCCCACCTCCCTGGCCAAGATATTGGTCGCGCATTGGTCAGGCTTCTGTACGGAGAGTCCAACTTCTCAGGGCGGTTGCCATACACCGTGGCCAAGAATAGCTCAGACTATGGTTCCCTGTTGGAGCCATCGCAACCGGAAGGGAAATACCAGTACTTCCCGCAGTCCGATTTCTCCGAAGGGGTTTATATAGACTATCGCGCGTTTGACAAGGACGGGATCGTGCCCCAATACGCGTTCGGATACGGGCTTTCCTACACCACATTCGAGTACTCTGACCTTAAGATCTCGAAAAACTCTGATGGGGTCCCCTCAATCTACCCAGCTAAGGCATCAATACTCCCTGGTGGAAACCCACATCTCTTTGACGAACTGGTGACAGTGACAGCAAAGATAAGGAATACTGGCAATGTCGACGGTCAGGAAGTCGCCCAGCTGTATGTGGGTATTCCAGATGGACCAGTGCGGCAGCTTCGCGGCTTCGACAAGGTTCTCATCGAGTCTGGTAGCTCTGCGACCGTTACTTTCAGCTTGACCCGCCGGGATTTGAGTACTTGGGATGCAAACGCCCAAGAATGGTCCCTCCAGCGGGGGACATACAAGATATTTGTTGGGCGGGATAGCCGTGACTTACCCCTAGAAGAAACGCTAGTTTTCTGA
- a CDS encoding uncharacterized protein (transcript_id=CADANIAT00000032) — protein MCRRDSPCGKTKYEHLGQLASLSVTLHKSRLTSVGYILSTAYHLNPCSYYPEVTWCAGPYVPAHDAWKCPACNTPLHATLNPFSAIPES, from the exons ATGTGCCGCCGAGACAGTCCCTGCGGAAAGACCAAGTACGAGCACCTTGGTCAACTGGCGTCGTTGTCGGTTACCCTTCACAAGTCGCGACTGACCTCTGTAGGCTATATTCTGTCGACTGCCTACCATCTGAA TCCATGTTCATACTACCCCGAGGTTACTTGGTGTGCTGGGCCGTACGTCCCCGCTCATGATGCCTGGAAGTGCCCTGCATGCAACACTCCCCTGCATGCAACACTCAACCCTTTCTCAGCAATTCCTGAGTCATGA